The nucleotide window TATCGCGGCTGTGGCCATCCGTCCTCGTCGGCGCCGGCGATGGCGGCGGCTCTGGTCGACCAGAGCCGCGAGACCGGGCCGCAAGCCGCCGCGGGCGCGCCACTGCTCAGCCTCGCTCAGGCGCCGACCCGTCAGCAGGAGATCGCGGCCTCGCCAGCGCCGGAACTTCGACCCGGGCTGGGCTTGCGTGTGGGCGAGCCAGTCGGCGAGCGCCGGTTCCACGCTGTCCTGCCACTCCAAGAATCGCTGATGATCGGTCAGCCATCCCCGAAGCTGCTGCCAGTTGGTGATGAGCGAGTCGTGGACCAGATCCACTACTGCGTCGCCGGCCGCGTTACGACCGGTGCCGACGATCCGTCTGTGGGTCAGGAGGTCGAGAATTCGGGCGGCGTCAACTGGAGGCGAAGCAGCTCGTTCACGCCGCCAGGTACGCACCCGATGCGAGTCCCCGGCGCCGATCTCTTGCAACTCGGTCATCGGCCGGGGCCGGCGCACCATGGGCGCGCCGGTCAAGCGGTCAGGGGAGCGCACGAGCGCAGTCAGCATCCGGGCGGCAGCCGTAACCGTGTCACCCGGCATCTCGGCGATTTCCGCCATCGTGTCGTCGCACCAGCGGGCCAGACACCCGGTAACGCCACCGAGTGCCTCATAGCCGTCAAGGGTGAGTAGGCCGTCGCGACTCCGGTCGTACCGGTCGTGCCACAACGTGGTCAACGTGAACTCAAGCAAGGGCAGGACCGTCGTCGCGGCGACCCCGGCGACCCCAACCGCTGGGCAGGCTGCGATGGCATCGCCGACGACCCGCTCGACGAGGCCTGGCTCGACAAGCTCGGCGACGCCGTCACGGCCACCGACGATGGCAGTCAGCTCGGACCGGGTCAGCGCGGCCGCGATATCGACCTTGGCCCGCGTCAACACCGGCGCCGCCGCGGTCAACTGAGCATAGAAGTCGTCCCGGACGACGAGCAGGATCGTCACTGTCGGCGCCTGATCGGCGAGGTCGGACAGTTCGGCGAGGAACCGCGCGGCGTCACCATCGACCGGCTGCGCCAAGAGTTCCTCGAACTGGTCGAGCACGATCACCATCCGGTCGTGCCAGGGATGCGCCGCGAGCCAGGCCCGCGCGGCGGCGGCGAGGCCCTGCCCAGCTGGATTGTCCAGCCCAGCCTCGGCGAGTCGGGCATACGGATCGTCGGTAGTCCGGACGACGACTCGACCCCAGCTTGAGCTGCCTGGCAACCCGTTCTCGGCCAGAGCGTGGCACACACCGGCGAGCGCCAGCGAGGATTTACCGCTGCCGGACGGCCCGAGCAGCGCAAGGACCTGGCGGCTGTGCCCGAGCGCTGTCAGGACATCGGACACCGCTCTGTCGCGGCCGACGAACCAGGCCGCACGATCCTCGGTGAACGCGTCGAGACCGTTGAACGGAGAGTGCATCTCCGGGACCGACAGGCCAGGCCACAGCTCCACCAAGGTCTGCACGGGCGTGACGTACGCCGTGGTTCTTCCCCGGCCCAGCGGATCGCCCCCCGGCACGCTGTCGACCATCCCGATGACGCGGCCGGTGATGCTGTCAACCACGGGACCGCCGCTGAACCCGCTGGTGACCTCGTGGCAGCCAGTGAGCTGGAGCAGGCGCTGACCTGCGTTTCCCGTGACGTCACCGCCGACCGTGCCGAAGCCGTGGTGACCGCGGTCGAGCGCTTGCATCGGGAAGCCGAAGAGAAGCACGCTCCGGCCATCGGCGGGCCGTCCACGATCGAGCAGCAGCGGCAGCATGCTGGCGGGCGCCCCGGTGACGGTGACGAACGCGACGTCCTCGTCGTCTGGCCCACGCCATGACGCCGGGTCCACGACACCTGCCAACGTCGACGTAGCCGGATCAGCGGAGTGGGGGTAAGCGCGCAGGAGGATGTCCCGGCCCGGGCCGCCGCCAGCCTGCGTCACCACGTGCGCACAGGTCACCATCAAGCCGGGTCCTGCCATCCACCCGGCCCCGACGACGGCGCCGGCAGCGTCAATCACCTGGACCACCCCAGGACGTACGTCAAATGCCTGTCGGCCCGGCGGCGTTGTCGTCATCGGGCGGCGAATTTGGTTCGGTCCCATTGCACGGTCACTGTCAGGTTCGCCTCAGCGCTTATCTTGCTGAGGATTACCCCGGACTCGGCGGTGAATTTCACACCGAACGCCACGCTGATCTGCCCGGGATCGGACTCTCGCAGCTTGTCAGTAACGCCGGTGGCCATTCTGATAATCGGATCGAGCGCATCCTGGAGGGTCTGCGCCGCACGGGCGACAACCTGCTCCCGCCCTACCTTGACCGGCCCAACGTCGGGCTGATCGATCTCTACCAAGATCGTTGTACCATCGTCAAGCGGCACCTCGAGTAACAACAGAAACGCCCCCTCGACTGACGCCACTCGCCACCGTCATTGCGGATAGTTTCACAGCGCGGGCGGATACTGCGGGGGTGAGTCGGTACCCCGACACCGACATTCCGCTGTCACGCCAGCCGCCTCTGAATGCCGAGGTGCGGGACTCCTAATCGTTACCCGGCTTTCGGGTTATGGGGGTGGTGGCACTGACCGGCTTCCCGCTGAATCATCCGGCTTGATACGGGCCGGCTGTTATGGAAGGCGATTCACGTTGCACCTCGTCGCGTCCCGCTGAGCTGCTTTAGGGACTCTCCGCAATTCAGTTAGAGGAATTGTCGATCAGTGACAGGCTCTGGCCGTGCCGCGCAGGAACATCAGGTCAGCCATCGCTCGCCGACGCGGCGGCTCGGTCAGCAGCGGGGGCGGTCGAGGGGAGCGGCGGCACCGGCGAGCGCTTCGACAGTCGCCGTCGGTGCGACCGACTCGGTCGGGGTCGGCGAGGGCGGGGCGGCGTTGGGGCTCGGCGGGGCCGCGGCTGAACTGCTGGGCGTGGGGGAGGCGCTGGCGAGGACGGCCGTGCTGCGTTGCACCTGCTTGGTGACCATGCGAATGCCGGTGGCGGTCGCTTGGCGTCCGTACACGTCGGTGACCCTGATGCTGTACGGCCCGGGGCCGATCCCGTCCTCGATGGTCCAGTGGTTGTCGCTCTGCCGGGCGGCCTTGCGGAAACCGCCAGCCGGGCCCTTCGCCTCGACCGAGCGCAGCGGGTTGCCGTGGTTGCCGACCTGCACCGCGAACCAGTATTTCGAGGCGCCGCCCTTCATCCGGAAGGTCAGCCCTCCGTCGAGCGGCGGGTTCACCACCGCCCGGTACGTCACGGAGGCGATGCCCTGCGACCGGTCGGCGATCCTGGTGAAAGCCTCGGTGGAGAGGTCGATCTTGCTGGTTCCGCAGCCGCCGCACTGGTCCATCACCATGACCCGGACCTTGCCCTTCGGGCCGCTCACCTCCAGGTAGCTGCCGCAGGCCGCCGATCCTGAGTACTGGGATGCGCCGAGGGCCACGTAGAGCCGGTCCGCCGGAGGGCCCGGGAAGGAGCAGTTGCCGCCGGAGCGGCCCGCGTCGTAGAAGCTGGCCTTTCCCTTGTGGACGGCGTTGCCGGTGGGTGGCGCGGCGCAGGCGGGGGTGGCGCCGCCGCGGACGGCGAGGACGATCCCGAGTACGGCGGCCAGGACGGTGACCCCGGCACCGGCCAACCAGTGTCTGACCCGCCGACTCGACCGGAGCGTGCCGTTGTTGCCGGCCGGGGTGTCGTTGTCGGAGGCCGTGCCTGGTGCCGTCACGGCGCCTGATGTTGCCGCACGATGCTGCGGCAACGCAAAGCCGTCCCAGCGATCGTCACTCGCCGGATCGGCGGGGGCGCAATCCGTTGCGGGCGGCGCCGACGACGAGGGCGGCGTAGTCGGGGAGCGTGATGGCGTCCGCCTTCTGGAACTGCCGAGCGAGGATGCCGCGCATCGGCCAGTGCCCCATCATCCGCATCGACTGGTTCCGTGCCCAGATCATGAGCCGGCTCTGGGGCGCGAAGCCGCCGATTCCGCCGGGCGGCAACTCCTGGCACTGGCGGACGTAGTCGCGCATGGTCTCCTGGTAGCGCGCGAACGCCAGCCCGTGGTCGTCGCGGGCCGAGGCCATCTCGCCGGCGAGTACGTACGCCCCGACCAGCGCCATGCTGGTGCCCATGCCGGTCAGCGGTGAGCCGCAGTACCCGGCATCGCCGAGCAGCGTCACCCGTCCCCGCGACCAGTTCGGCACGTGCACCTGGCAGATGCTGTCGAAGAAAAAGTCCGGGGCGTCCGCCAGCGCGTCCAGCAGCGCCGGCACCCGCCAACCCACAGCGGCGAAGGCGTCGGTGAGCAGGCGCTGCTGCTGGCGTACGTCGCGCCTGTCGTACTCCAGCGGCGGGGAGGTGAAGCTCAGCATGGCCTTCGCGGTGCCGCCCCGCTCGGGGCGGATCCCCGCAACCCGCCCGCCGGGCGCGTTGTACATGAGGAACCAGTCGTCGAGGTCGCCCGGATCCGGGACGGTGAAGTACGCGGTGTACCCGCCGAGCGGCCGTACGTACTCGTCCTCGGATCCGAAGGCGAGCCGGCGTACGCCCGAGTGCACCCCGTCCGCGCCGACGACCAGGTCGAACGTCCGCACCGTGCCGCTGGCGAAGCGGACCCGTACCCCCGTGTCGCCCTGGTCGAGTTCGGTGATCCGGTCGGCGAAGAGGTACTCGACCTCGCCCGCGGTGGCGTCGTGGAGGATTCGGGTCAGGTCGCCCCGCATGATCTCGATCTCGGCCACGATGCCCTCGCCGCCGAAGAGGTCGGCGGGCATCCGCGCCACCCAGCGGCCGTTCGCGTCGACGTTGGCGACACCGCGCTCGTCGACCCGATCCTCGCGTACCCGGGGTATGAGCCCCATCCGCTCGACCACCTCGCGGCCGGCGCCGCGTAGGTCGACGGCCTGACCGCCGGGGCGCAGGCCCGGGGCGACCTCCACGACGGTCGGAGTGAAGCCGTGCCGGCGTAGCCAGTACGCCAGCGCCGGCCCGGCGATGCTGGCACCGGAGATGAGGACAGTTTCGTTGGCCATGGGTCGTTCCCCCCGTTCGTGTACGGTGTACGTCATGTCGTGTGCAGGCTATGCGGGTCGTTCGGCGCGAGGCAATGCCTGCCCTGGCCAGGGCGTTGAGGACCGGGGCTGTACTAGTACTACTGCTAGTGCAGCCCACCTGCGCGTCGGGCGGCTGCCGCGCCGTCGCAGTGAAGTACCCGACACTGGCGTACTAGTACAGCGGGTGCGGGGGTGAGCCGACCGGAGGCGCCGTACCTGCGCATCGTCGAGGAGATCCGGCGCCGCATCGCCGCCGCCGAGTTGCGCCCAGGCGACCAGGTGCCGTCCGCCCGCCGGATCAGCCAGGAGTGGGGCGTCGCCATCGCCACCGCCACGAAGGTGCATGCCGCGCTACGGCAGCAGGGACTGACCGAGGCACGCCCGGGCGTCGGTACCGTCGTGGCCAGCGCCCCGGAGCCCGCGCGTGTCCCGGCGGCCGAACGCGCCCGACGGCCCCGCGCCGCGGCGCGGCCGGGAGGCGAGGGCGAGCTGAATCGGGAGCGCATCGTCGCCGTCGCGATCGCCGTCGCCGACGCGGACGGCATGGCCGAGCTGTCCATGCGCCGCGTCGCCACCGAGATCGGCGTCGCCACCATGTCGCTCTACCGGTACGTGGCGAGCAAGGACGAGCTGCTGCTGCACATGATCGACACGGTTCTGGGCGAGGAGGAGGTGCCGCCGCGGAGCACTGAGGGCTGGCGGGCCGATCTGGCGGAGATCGCTCGGCTGGAGTGGCGCTTCTTTCGCCGCCACCCGTGGCTGGCCCCGGCCATGTCGATCACCCGACCCCAGCTCACCCCGAACACCGTGGCGATCACTGACGGGGTGCTGAACGCGCTGGACGGACTCGGCCTCGATTCGGAGACCGAGCTCTACGTGCACCTCACGCTCTTCAGTTTCGGGCGCGGGTTGGCGGTGGCGATCGAGCCGGAGATCGAGGCGCAGCGCGAAACCGGCCTGACCAACGACGAGTGGATGACGTTCCAGGAGTCGCGGCTGGCCGAACTGGCCGCCGGGGGTTCGCCGCTGCTGCGGATGGCCCTGCGCAACGACGTCGACTTCGATCTGGACAGGCTCTTCGAGTTCGGGCTGTCTCGCCTGCTGGACGGGCTGGCCGGGTTTCTGCCGGACGGCCGCAGCCCCTGAAGGGTCGTACCCCCGGAGCGCTACCGGGGGCGCAATCCGTTGAGGGCGGTGGTGACGACGAGGTCGGCGTACTCGGCGGTGAGCGGCCCACTGCGTTGCAACCAACGGTTGAGAATCGG belongs to Micromonospora ureilytica and includes:
- a CDS encoding CU044_2847 family protein — protein: MASVEGAFLLLLEVPLDDGTTILVEIDQPDVGPVKVGREQVVARAAQTLQDALDPIIRMATGVTDKLRESDPGQISVAFGVKFTAESGVILSKISAEANLTVTVQWDRTKFAAR
- a CDS encoding expansin EXLX1 family cellulose-binding protein, translating into MTAPGTASDNDTPAGNNGTLRSSRRVRHWLAGAGVTVLAAVLGIVLAVRGGATPACAAPPTGNAVHKGKASFYDAGRSGGNCSFPGPPADRLYVALGASQYSGSAACGSYLEVSGPKGKVRVMVMDQCGGCGTSKIDLSTEAFTRIADRSQGIASVTYRAVVNPPLDGGLTFRMKGGASKYWFAVQVGNHGNPLRSVEAKGPAGGFRKAARQSDNHWTIEDGIGPGPYSIRVTDVYGRQATATGIRMVTKQVQRSTAVLASASPTPSSSAAAPPSPNAAPPSPTPTESVAPTATVEALAGAAAPLDRPRC
- a CDS encoding FAD-dependent monooxygenase encodes the protein MANETVLISGASIAGPALAYWLRRHGFTPTVVEVAPGLRPGGQAVDLRGAGREVVERMGLIPRVREDRVDERGVANVDANGRWVARMPADLFGGEGIVAEIEIMRGDLTRILHDATAGEVEYLFADRITELDQGDTGVRVRFASGTVRTFDLVVGADGVHSGVRRLAFGSEDEYVRPLGGYTAYFTVPDPGDLDDWFLMYNAPGGRVAGIRPERGGTAKAMLSFTSPPLEYDRRDVRQQQRLLTDAFAAVGWRVPALLDALADAPDFFFDSICQVHVPNWSRGRVTLLGDAGYCGSPLTGMGTSMALVGAYVLAGEMASARDDHGLAFARYQETMRDYVRQCQELPPGGIGGFAPQSRLMIWARNQSMRMMGHWPMRGILARQFQKADAITLPDYAALVVGAARNGLRPRRSGE
- a CDS encoding TetR/AcrR family transcriptional regulator C-terminal domain-containing protein → MSRPEAPYLRIVEEIRRRIAAAELRPGDQVPSARRISQEWGVAIATATKVHAALRQQGLTEARPGVGTVVASAPEPARVPAAERARRPRAAARPGGEGELNRERIVAVAIAVADADGMAELSMRRVATEIGVATMSLYRYVASKDELLLHMIDTVLGEEEVPPRSTEGWRADLAEIARLEWRFFRRHPWLAPAMSITRPQLTPNTVAITDGVLNALDGLGLDSETELYVHLTLFSFGRGLAVAIEPEIEAQRETGLTNDEWMTFQESRLAELAAGGSPLLRMALRNDVDFDLDRLFEFGLSRLLDGLAGFLPDGRSP